The nucleotide sequence AAACACCAGGCGCCTGCGATGGCGCCTGGTTAATTTTCGTTTGTGTGCACTGCATGATATTTATTGTCTTAAATTTTAGAAAAAATTAACAGTCAATTTTTGATCAGCATCTGTATGCAACCGCGGATTATCACACAAGAGTATGATTAATTTTCTGTTGAATTCGCTACATATGTGACATAAACAATTTTCATCACGACGACGGGAAAACATAACAACCCGCGGTGTGACAAAGCAGACAAAATAACAGGAGTAACCGAACGCAGCGCCTACCCTTTTACAAGGGTTGGGATAAGCTTTCGCTTTCTCTTTATTGCGTTTTGAAACAAACGGGAAAACCGCTTTCCCGTAATGAATAACCATGTTCGGTGTTCCCTTAACCGGCGCAAGAATGCGCCCCGGAACGCTGAACATTTGCCCGAAACTCTGTGTCCGGAGGCACATCCGATGTCGTTAGCAAACTGCGTTATTGTCGATAGCACCTTGCGCGAAGGTGAACAGTTCGAACACAGCCATTTCTCTCTTGCCGACAAGATCGAGATCGCCTGTGCGCTGGACGCCTTTGGTGTCGATATGATCGAGATCACCTCTCCCGCCGTGGGCAGCGCGGCGCGTGAGGCGTGCGAGGTGCTGACCTCCCTGGGCCTGAAGGCCACCATCGCCGCCCACATCCGCTGCCACATGGACGACGCCCGGCTGGCGCTGGATTGCGGCGTGCGGGCGCTGAACCTGTTCATGGCCGCTTCGCCGATCCTGCGCAGCATGAGCCATGGCCGCGGCGTCGATGAGATCGTCCGCCAGGCGACCGAGGTCGCGCGCTACATCCGCTCCCGCGCGCCGGACGCCATCATCCGTTTCTCGTGCGAGGATGCGTTCCGCAGCCCGCTGGCCGATCTGCTCAGCATCTATGAACCGCTGTCGCGCACCGGCCTGTTCCAGCGCTTCGGCATTGCCGATACCGTGGGCGGTGCCAGCCCGCTGCAGGTGATGGAAACCGTCCGCACCGTGCGCGAAACCCTGGGCCCCGACATCGACATCGAATTCCACGGCCACAACGACACCGGCTGCGCCACCGCCAACGCCTGGATGGCGGTTCTGGGTGGCGCCACCCACATCGACACCTGCGTCCTGGGCCTGGGCGAGCGCAACGGCATCACCCGTCTGGAAGAGCTGACCGCCGCCATCTACTCCCAGGATGCCGAGGCGGCCAAGGCCCGCTTCGATCTGCCCATGCTGATGCAGCTCAGCGAAATGGTCGCCCAGCGCGTGGGCGTGGAAATCCCGTTCTGCCGCAGCATCATCGGGTCCAGCGCCTTCACCCACAAGGCGGGGGTGCACAGCAAGGCGATCATCGCCAACCCGAAATCCTACGAAATCCTCGATCCCGCCGATTTCGGCCGCGAGCGCAACGTCATGATCGCGCACGCGCTGGTGGGGTGGAACGCGGTGCGTGCGCGTGCCGACCAGCTCGGCTACAGCCTGAGCCAGGACACGCTGAAGGCGGTCACCGCCACGCTGAAGGAAATGGGCGCCCAGCGCCGGCTGTCCAACAGCGACGTGGACGCGCTGATCACCGCTGCGGCCAACGGCTCGATGCCGGCCGCTGTCGGCGCCAACGATGCTGCGGCCCTGCGCGCCGCCGCCTGACCGCTTCCGCCGCCGTTTCCCCATTCCGTTCGTGTGAAGTGATCCCGTACCATGAGCATCACCTCCTCCGCGTCCCGTTTTCATGACATCGCGCCGGGCATCGGTGCGGGCGGCCCGCTGCCCGCCGGCTGGCGCTCCCTGGCCGAACTGGACCCCATCGTCCTGGTGGGCGTGACCGGTGCCGGCAAGTCCACCGCCCTGTCGGCGCTCGACGCCCGCGGCATAGCCTATACCCTGCTGCCCGACCGCCGCGTGGTCACCGATCAGGTCATCATCCCCCGCTACGCCGATGGTGACGTGCGCGACCGCGTGCAGCGTTTCGCCATCACCCAGCGTTTCACCCGCGATGTGCCGGGCGGCATGGCCGCGGTGCTGGCCGGGCTGTCCGCCGCCCCGGCGCTGCAGCAGCGCCCGCTGGTGTTCGACGGCCTGCGCGGGGAAGCCGAGGTGCGCCACGCCGCCGCCGTGCTGCCGCGTGCCCGTTTCCTGGTGCTGACCGCGCCCGACATGGTGCGGCTGATGCGGCTGCTGGGCCGCGGCGATGCCTTTGACCGGGTGGCGCTGGCCGGCGGCAACGGCGGTTCGGACGATGGCTTCTCCCTGCCCGACGCCGACGGCATCCTGACGCCTGCGGAGCAGGCCCGTCTGTACGCCGAGGTCAACGCCGGCCGCCTGAACGCCGACGACGTGCGCGGCAAGTTCACCATCATTGCCGCCGAGCGCCGCAACTACGACCCCGACCGTGCCGTGGATGCCCTGATGGAACTGGCGCCGGAACGGACGCTGGTGATCGACACCACCCGAAGCGGCCCGGCGGAGGTGGGGGAGGCCCTGGCCCGCCTCCTGCCCGAGGCGCCGCACGCCGCCGCTGTTGCCGCGTAACGGTCAGTCGTCCGCCGGTCATGAAAAAAGCCGCCGCCATCTCCCGATGGCGGCGGCTTCTTCATCTTTTCATGGGTGCCGGCTCTCAGCCCTGCAAAAGACCGTTCAGCCCCGCCAGCAGCACCGCCGCGGCCACGGCCACCACCACCGTGCCGGCCAGGTTGCGGCTGAACAGCAGCCGGGGGAAGGGGACGGCGAACATCTGCGCCGCCACCATCATGGTGACCCCCACCGGCGACACCGTGACCGCCAGGCTCCACCCCATCACCAGCGCCACCGCCAGACACAGCGGTTCCACCGGCGCCGGCTGAACCGCGAAGATCCCCAGCAGCACCGCGGCGGAAATGGCGGGGTGGAAACCGCAGGCCCCCGCCGCCAGCATGATGGCGAACACCGCCAGCAGCAGCGGCAGCGGCGGCAGCCCGGCCAGGAACGGCGCCACGGTGGCGGCGAATCCCGGCACCTCGGTCAGCACGGCGGCAAACACATTGGCCGCCGCCACCAGAAGCAGTTCGTCGCTGCCATAGACCAGCCCGGTCAACGCCGTCTTCAGCGCCTTGGGGGCCTGACGGATGCCGTTCACCAGCAGCAGGCCCGCCGAAACGAACGGCACCCCCACCACCACCGCACCCATGGCGCTCATTCCGGTCAGCGCCATGATTCCCAGGAACACCGCGGCGATGGCGGCTCCCAGCGGCGCCAGCGGCAAGAGCGCGTGGATGATTCGCCCCAGCGAGACCGGCCCCGTGCGCCCCAGCGCCAGATCGGCCCCCAGCGCCAGCAGCGACAGCACCAGACCGGTCAGAATCACCATGCCGGAATCCGTGCCGTGCATCTGGTGGGTGACATAGGCCACCCCGACGAAGAACGGCGACCAGAAGGCGGTGAAGCAGATGCCGCGCACCGATGCCAGCGCCGCCGCCCGTTTGTCCGCCGCCGCCGCATCGGCCGGCAGCAGCGGCGCCAGCACCGCGTGCGCGCCGAACGACAGGAAGCTGCCCAGACCAAAGGCGCCGACGGCGAACCCCCCCTCCACCTCCCGCGGGCGCAGGCGGGCCAGGCGGCGGCGCACCGCCAGGATCGCCGGGCCGCCGTGGGCCACTGCCCGCAAAAGTTGCAGAACCGACAGGAACGCCCCCAGCAGCATGGCGTTGTGCAGCCCCCGCCACACCGGCTCCAGGCTGCCGGTCAGCAGGGTGGCGCCCACCACCGCCGCCGCCAGCAGCCCGAACAGAACCCGCGTGGCCGT is from Azospirillum fermentarium and encodes:
- a CDS encoding homocitrate synthase, coding for MSLANCVIVDSTLREGEQFEHSHFSLADKIEIACALDAFGVDMIEITSPAVGSAAREACEVLTSLGLKATIAAHIRCHMDDARLALDCGVRALNLFMAASPILRSMSHGRGVDEIVRQATEVARYIRSRAPDAIIRFSCEDAFRSPLADLLSIYEPLSRTGLFQRFGIADTVGGASPLQVMETVRTVRETLGPDIDIEFHGHNDTGCATANAWMAVLGGATHIDTCVLGLGERNGITRLEELTAAIYSQDAEAAKARFDLPMLMQLSEMVAQRVGVEIPFCRSIIGSSAFTHKAGVHSKAIIANPKSYEILDPADFGRERNVMIAHALVGWNAVRARADQLGYSLSQDTLKAVTATLKEMGAQRRLSNSDVDALITAAANGSMPAAVGANDAAALRAAA
- a CDS encoding AAA family ATPase; translation: MSITSSASRFHDIAPGIGAGGPLPAGWRSLAELDPIVLVGVTGAGKSTALSALDARGIAYTLLPDRRVVTDQVIIPRYADGDVRDRVQRFAITQRFTRDVPGGMAAVLAGLSAAPALQQRPLVFDGLRGEAEVRHAAAVLPRARFLVLTAPDMVRLMRLLGRGDAFDRVALAGGNGGSDDGFSLPDADGILTPAEQARLYAEVNAGRLNADDVRGKFTIIAAERRNYDPDRAVDALMELAPERTLVIDTTRSGPAEVGEALARLLPEAPHAAAVAA